A genomic window from Salvia hispanica cultivar TCC Black 2014 chromosome 5, UniMelb_Shisp_WGS_1.0, whole genome shotgun sequence includes:
- the LOC125186449 gene encoding cis-3-alkyl-4-alkyloxetan-2-one decarboxylase → MALCFFSASLSFPKRHPLISTPHNIPRKRNLPLICRSNSDSDEDYLLDAPVSIGDGFSFSGGKYSDEPSPADAWFKQGKIVKAHPVGGTGEKAKDPIFGLAMAGSSQSSTDLFRWFCVESGNPANQTVILVHGFPSQAYSYRKVLPILSKNNHVIAFDWLGFGFSDKPQPKYGFDYTLKEFVDSLDSLINELSKDKVTLVVQGYFSPVVVKYAQDHQEKLNNLILLNPPLTVNHANLPSTLAIFSNFLLGEIFSQDPLRASDKALTSCGPYQIKEEVAMVYRRPYLTSGSSGFALNAISRSMKKELKGYVEDMRRILGDETWKVRTSICWGERDRWLSFEGVEDFCKESNHQLIKVPMAGHHVQEDCSEEIANIIARILSKPTRI, encoded by the exons ATGGCACTCTGCTTCTTCTCTGCTTCACTATCATTTCCCAAACGTCACCCTCTCATTTCTACTCCTCATAACATCCCAAGAAAGAGAAATCTACCACTCATTTGCCGATCAAACAGCGATTCCGATGAG GATTATTTGTTGGATGCTCCAGTTTCAATCGGTGATGGATTTTCCTTCAGTGGGG GGAAATACTCAGACGAACCAAGCCCTGCTGATGCATGGTTCAAGCAAGGAAAGATT GTGAAAGCACACCCTGTTGGTGGAACTGGTGAGAAGGCCAAGGATCCGATTTTTGGACTTGCTATGGCCGGTTCTTCGCAATCCTCTACTGATCTGTTCAG ATGGTTCTGCGTTGAAAGTGGAAATCCTGCTAACCAGACAGTGATTTTAGTTCATGGTTTTCCATCACAG GCATATTCGTACCGCAAGGTTCTACCCATTCTCTCTAAGAATAATCATGTTATTGCTTTTGATTGGCTAG GATTTGGATTCTCAGATAAACCCCAACCCAAATATGGCTTTGACTACACATTGAAAG AATTTGTAGATTCCTTAGATTCTCTCATCAACGAACTCTCAAAAGATAAGGTTACTCTTGTTGTCCAG GGATACTTTTCACCAGTTGTGGTTAAATACGCTCAAGATCATCAGGAAAAGCTTAATAATCTCATCCTACTAAATCCCCCA CTGACAGTGAATCACGCCAACTTGCCATCAACACTTGCCATTTTCAGCAACTTCTTGTTAGGAGAAATATTTTCTCAG GATCCTCTGCGAGCCAGTGATAAAGCCTTGACAAGTTGTGGTCCCTATCAGATAAAGGAAGAAGTTGCAATGGTTTATAGAAGACCATACCTCACATCAGGATCTTCTGGATTTGCTCTGAATGCCATTAGCAGGTCGATGAAAAAGGAGCTAAAG GGGTATGTAGAAGATATGAGAAGAATCCTTGGGGATGAGACGTGGAAGGTCCGAACAAGCATTTGCTGGGGCGAAAGAGATCGTTGGTTAAGCTTCGAAGGTGTGGAAGATTTCTGCAAAGAATCCAATCATCAACTGATCAAAGTCCCCATg GCAGGGCATCATGTGCAGGAGGATTGCAGCGAGGAAATAGCAAATATCATTGCCAGAATCCTAAGCAAACCAACACGTATATGA